The Lewinellaceae bacterium genome has a segment encoding these proteins:
- the trpD gene encoding anthranilate phosphoribosyltransferase, producing the protein MKNILNKLFDHSILSREEAKDILLQISRGEHHEVHIASFITVYQMRPITVAELQGFSDALLELCVPFDVKGMETFDIVGTGGDSKNTFNISTTSAFVIAGAGYKVTKHGSYGVSSNVGSSNVLEEMGYQFTNEQDTLMRQLEEANICFLHAPLFHPAMKEVVPVRRQLGMKTFFNMLGPLVNPVSPKWQLFGTYNLELSRLYQYLMQETERHFSIVYALDGYDEISLTGPFKWRSRNSEQLLYPKDLGMPTYTEKDLYGGETADEARGIMTNVLKNEATVAQKDVVIANAGFSIHTIKPETSLPDCMAEARESIESGKALQTLKKLLK; encoded by the coding sequence ATGAAAAATATACTCAACAAACTCTTTGATCATTCCATCCTTTCCCGGGAGGAAGCTAAAGATATTTTGCTGCAAATATCTCGGGGGGAACACCATGAGGTACATATTGCCTCATTTATTACCGTATATCAAATGCGTCCGATTACCGTGGCAGAACTACAGGGATTTAGCGATGCCCTGCTTGAACTTTGTGTGCCATTTGATGTGAAGGGCATGGAAACCTTTGATATTGTCGGAACGGGCGGCGACAGTAAGAATACTTTTAACATTTCCACGACTTCTGCTTTCGTCATAGCTGGAGCGGGTTACAAAGTGACTAAACACGGGAGTTACGGGGTTTCTTCCAATGTGGGTTCCTCCAATGTCCTGGAAGAAATGGGTTATCAATTTACGAATGAGCAGGACACCTTGATGCGACAACTTGAAGAGGCAAATATTTGTTTTTTACATGCCCCGCTTTTTCACCCTGCTATGAAGGAAGTGGTTCCCGTGCGCAGGCAATTGGGGATGAAGACCTTTTTTAATATGTTGGGCCCATTGGTGAATCCGGTAAGTCCCAAATGGCAATTGTTTGGAACCTATAACCTTGAATTGTCAAGATTATACCAATACCTCATGCAGGAAACCGAACGGCATTTTTCTATCGTTTATGCCCTGGATGGCTATGATGAAATATCGCTTACCGGGCCTTTTAAATGGCGTTCCCGGAATTCAGAGCAATTGCTTTATCCTAAAGACTTGGGCATGCCGACTTATACCGAAAAGGATCTTTACGGGGGCGAAACTGCCGATGAAGCAAGGGGTATTATGACCAATGTCTTAAAAAATGAAGCAACAGTGGCGCAGAAAGACGTGGTGATCGCTAACGCAGGTTTTTCCATTCACACCATAAAACCTGAAACCAGCCTGCCGGATTGCATGGCTGAAGCACGGGAAAGTATTGAAAGTGGAAAAGCGCTTCAGACCCTAAAAAAACTGCTAAAATAA
- a CDS encoding ATP-dependent Clp protease ATP-binding subunit, which yields MALVNFKLPVIVRDVIVEGKTQYYLKPLFIPFPIAVHPRFSKAVSQLRQEIKVFFRNFKMDREESDRLMWFLFAPDYTYRQIPFEFKLGREWVKGIFSVVSFKYAGYTFLYLPLLQHYMFIAETNEKGHVDIEGQAKKGIRNRLQKIKSDYPGEFDASDYFSGKKEFITQMKVNLNVDQGAFKYDPQKAGPQFAFMSEEESFEGAVEVEKVGFDYNSLFPDELGRAYEREHEVERLGELLYNANNIPVAIIGPEGVGKHSILKEAVFRYLSRPTPDDSRKQNIWHLNPNRIIAGMSIVGHWQKRLEAIIEYIRHPEGKHKLPDKLLFDNAIALLTVGKSAGSDLNFSDIIKPYLEKKGLQVILIATLEEWKIIQEKNRSFAGLFQVLRLQPPDNETAVKILLQKRKQLELDNYLSITINAISQLLDLHRNFLRNSALPGSVIKILVQLASRYRFGIIDAPEIRESFRNFSGLDRQLIEKNRTYQEGEIRSALRARLIGQEDAVNALADAIHLAKAKLTDSSKPQSSFLFIGPTGVGKTEAAKAICQYLMSDEQKLMRFDMNEFVDAGAAQRLTGTALRPEGLLTGKLRYNPFGILLFDEIEKAHPDVHDLLLQILDDGRLTDGAGRTVDFCNTIIIMTSNIGAGDISHTLGFGKSIQDIRAIYTKAVQNFFRPELVNRIDKIVIFNPLLPEHITRIAQLQIKELLKRDGFVQRTTILNISKEALEWVSERGYDPRMGGRALKRQIENDLTKLSADHLVAANDNTPIIFHVLLRDNKLVPIIEKLEFCPPRTDDWLPPMPNYSDNPHAYYKKLQVEIQSLDRKISRMENPDTLEEDIFGMDYATRNWQFYHFKERIATLSETINNKLLSISGQFQAHSKFQALRIKKAALEAISNWPARNGKDRFIQEKSLEELSRHLNQLMPLFDGISSEFISHFTDVTLTGVQTEYFLGQEKENIVLEFESTITDRGDHEIDFLMDLYAELFEGLDIQFQEDKVKKTLSAEGFGLSPLFEGEAGLQLFYAPHLPPLPIRVKLHGNSKPLMNQNTIFRLFYNGQTVLDLRTGFLNVANMTQEEFKLIWFGGIKK from the coding sequence TTGGCATTAGTAAATTTCAAACTACCGGTCATAGTAAGAGATGTTATAGTCGAAGGTAAAACACAGTATTACCTCAAGCCGCTTTTCATCCCCTTTCCCATTGCCGTTCATCCAAGGTTTTCAAAGGCCGTCAGCCAGTTGAGGCAAGAAATAAAAGTTTTCTTCCGTAATTTTAAAATGGACAGAGAGGAGTCGGACCGGCTGATGTGGTTTTTGTTCGCTCCTGATTATACCTATCGCCAGATTCCTTTTGAATTCAAGCTGGGCAGAGAATGGGTGAAAGGCATTTTTTCGGTCGTCAGTTTCAAATACGCCGGATACACCTTCCTTTATTTACCCTTGCTCCAGCATTATATGTTTATCGCTGAAACGAATGAAAAAGGCCATGTGGATATTGAAGGCCAGGCCAAAAAAGGAATCCGAAACCGTTTACAAAAAATAAAATCAGATTATCCCGGGGAATTTGATGCATCCGATTATTTTTCCGGCAAAAAAGAATTCATTACCCAGATGAAAGTCAACCTGAATGTGGACCAGGGGGCTTTTAAATACGACCCACAAAAAGCCGGGCCCCAATTTGCATTTATGTCTGAAGAAGAATCCTTTGAAGGGGCGGTGGAAGTGGAGAAAGTAGGTTTTGACTACAACAGCCTTTTTCCTGATGAACTCGGCAGAGCCTATGAACGGGAGCATGAGGTGGAGCGACTGGGAGAACTGCTTTATAATGCCAATAACATTCCCGTTGCCATTATAGGCCCTGAAGGGGTAGGCAAACACAGCATCTTAAAGGAAGCTGTGTTCCGTTATTTATCCAGACCAACCCCCGATGATTCCAGGAAACAAAACATCTGGCACCTCAATCCCAACCGGATCATTGCGGGAATGTCCATTGTAGGTCACTGGCAAAAAAGGCTCGAAGCCATCATCGAATACATCCGGCATCCGGAAGGAAAGCATAAACTCCCCGACAAATTATTGTTCGACAATGCCATTGCCCTGCTTACAGTGGGGAAATCTGCCGGAAGTGATCTCAACTTTAGCGACATTATCAAGCCGTATCTTGAAAAAAAAGGATTACAGGTGATCCTGATCGCCACTTTGGAAGAATGGAAGATCATTCAGGAAAAAAACAGGTCATTTGCCGGGCTGTTCCAGGTGTTGAGGTTACAGCCTCCGGACAACGAAACGGCTGTAAAAATCCTTTTGCAAAAACGCAAGCAACTGGAATTAGACAACTATTTGTCCATCACGATCAACGCCATCAGTCAATTGCTGGATCTTCACAGAAATTTCCTCCGCAATAGTGCGCTACCGGGGAGTGTCATTAAAATTCTTGTTCAGTTGGCTTCCAGGTATCGATTCGGCATCATTGACGCTCCTGAAATCAGGGAATCTTTTCGCAACTTTAGTGGGCTGGACCGGCAGCTCATCGAAAAAAACCGCACTTACCAGGAAGGCGAGATCAGAAGCGCATTGCGTGCCCGGCTTATTGGTCAGGAGGATGCCGTGAACGCCCTTGCTGATGCGATTCACCTGGCCAAAGCCAAACTGACCGATAGTTCAAAACCTCAAAGTTCCTTCCTGTTTATCGGCCCGACGGGCGTCGGCAAAACGGAAGCAGCCAAGGCCATTTGCCAATACCTGATGAGCGATGAGCAAAAGCTGATGCGCTTTGATATGAATGAATTTGTGGACGCCGGGGCGGCACAAAGACTGACCGGAACCGCCTTAAGGCCAGAAGGACTTCTGACCGGAAAATTGAGATACAATCCTTTTGGCATTTTGTTATTTGATGAAATTGAAAAGGCACATCCGGATGTCCATGACCTGCTATTACAGATTCTCGATGACGGAAGACTTACCGATGGCGCAGGAAGAACAGTGGATTTTTGTAATACCATTATCATCATGACCTCCAATATTGGCGCAGGAGACATTTCCCATACCCTCGGTTTTGGTAAAAGCATACAGGATATTCGCGCTATTTATACTAAAGCTGTTCAGAATTTTTTTCGCCCTGAGCTCGTCAACAGGATTGATAAAATTGTCATTTTCAATCCCCTTTTGCCCGAACACATTACCCGGATCGCTCAATTACAAATAAAAGAATTACTCAAAAGAGACGGGTTCGTTCAAAGGACTACCATTTTAAATATTTCAAAAGAAGCCCTGGAATGGGTTTCCGAACGCGGATATGATCCCAGGATGGGTGGACGGGCCCTGAAACGACAAATTGAAAATGACCTCACCAAATTATCGGCCGACCACCTGGTTGCAGCCAATGATAATACGCCCATCATTTTCCATGTATTGCTCCGCGACAATAAGCTGGTGCCTATCATTGAAAAGCTGGAATTCTGCCCTCCAAGGACCGACGACTGGCTTCCCCCAATGCCTAATTATTCTGATAACCCTCATGCTTATTATAAAAAACTTCAGGTTGAAATCCAAAGCCTTGACAGGAAAATCAGCCGCATGGAAAATCCGGACACATTGGAAGAGGACATTTTCGGAATGGATTATGCCACGCGGAACTGGCAGTTTTACCACTTCAAGGAACGCATTGCCACTTTGTCAGAAACCATCAATAACAAACTGTTGAGCATCAGCGGCCAATTCCAGGCACATTCAAAATTCCAGGCGCTCCGAATTAAAAAAGCAGCACTGGAAGCCATAAGTAACTGGCCGGCAAGAAACGGAAAAGATCGATTTATTCAGGAAAAATCACTGGAAGAACTCAGTCGGCACCTCAACCAGTTAATGCCCCTCTTTGATGGGATTTCCTCTGAGTTTATCAGCCATTTTACCGACGTTACCCTTACCGGAGTCCAAACCGAATACTTTTTGGGCCAGGAAAAAGAGAATATAGTGCTTGAATTTGAATCGACGATCACAGATCGGGGAGATCATGAAATCGACTTCCTCATGGACCTCTATGCCGAGCTTTTTGAAGGGCTTGATATTCAATTCCAGGAAGACAAAGTGAAGAAAACCCTTTCGGCCGAAGGTTTTGGACTTTCTCCATTATTTGAAGGAGAGGCAGGTCTCCAGCTTTTTTATGCCCCTCACCTGCCTCCGCTCCCTATCCGGGTCAAACTGCATGGGAATTCAAAACCCTTAATGAATCAGAATACCATTTTTCGTCTTTTTTATAACGGTCAAACGGTGCTGGACTTAAGAACCGGCTTCCTGAATGTGGCCAATATGACCCAGGAAGAATTCAAGTTGATTTGGTTCGGAGGCATAAAAAAATAA
- a CDS encoding tetratricopeptide repeat protein encodes MDTTQIIAEVKSLLLKGNSQEALSKLYAFLESDDQYDVLASEALQLKSQLSKLQKDESLGLVNYDNAQLGYNRIGNSITRLCDRLEKGELKDPQIKARQKTGLIIGSTLGVLLLLALVIFKDAIFPADPVTPLETKSPCPDFDKNSQFNILLLPFLHFRGEEVPNFEEAYRQRLNGYKKRLSFITDTKIYQPGENEKVAPASGEEAEIYAGTCEDTIRLIIWGNYENLSSTQIITTTFYKFLNVGDHFVFSQINIDENLESVTLNSISSIVTEGVATADIEQLLLGIAAQQMGDPKAAVTLLANITPPDSSTLLLWGMALADSYLEQGQNEEAIKSYDKVLALHPDYRFALINRAMLNFETGNTAEAVEDLDRQIKNDPKDHAARFSRATIYVKEDQLDKAKKDISVLESANTERKKVIPLKKDYDQKVTTEIQRKKDAEEKLKQDPNNLQALNVLSESSIRLGEYNTALNANQKITNINPENKEAWAKIMYISHELNLDYKKVIEKANQAGVTNEQLKSFTPKIYQSKTLEFKKINQ; translated from the coding sequence ATGGATACAACCCAAATAATAGCCGAAGTCAAATCCCTGCTGCTAAAAGGCAATAGCCAGGAGGCGCTGTCAAAATTGTATGCCTTTCTTGAAAGCGATGATCAGTATGATGTTTTGGCCAGTGAGGCGCTTCAATTGAAATCACAGCTTTCCAAACTCCAAAAAGACGAATCCCTTGGGCTGGTCAACTATGACAATGCTCAATTGGGCTATAACCGTATTGGCAACAGCATCACCCGCCTATGTGACCGATTGGAAAAGGGTGAATTGAAAGATCCACAAATTAAGGCCCGTCAAAAAACAGGGCTTATCATTGGTTCCACTCTCGGCGTGTTGCTTCTCCTGGCATTGGTCATTTTTAAAGATGCTATTTTCCCTGCTGATCCTGTAACCCCTCTTGAAACAAAGAGCCCCTGTCCTGATTTTGACAAAAATTCTCAATTCAATATTCTGCTTTTGCCATTTTTGCACTTCCGGGGGGAAGAAGTTCCTAACTTTGAGGAAGCTTACCGCCAACGCTTAAATGGCTATAAAAAACGGCTATCCTTTATCACGGATACAAAAATATACCAGCCCGGGGAAAATGAAAAGGTAGCCCCGGCAAGCGGAGAAGAGGCTGAAATATATGCCGGAACCTGCGAGGATACTATTAGGCTAATCATTTGGGGCAATTATGAAAATCTAAGCTCCACCCAAATCATCACCACGACATTTTATAAATTTTTGAACGTGGGGGATCATTTTGTCTTTAGCCAGATCAATATAGACGAGAACCTGGAGTCTGTCACCCTCAATTCCATTTCGAGTATAGTTACAGAAGGAGTAGCCACTGCGGATATTGAACAATTGCTCCTTGGAATCGCCGCTCAACAAATGGGAGATCCTAAGGCAGCCGTAACCCTTCTCGCCAATATAACGCCCCCCGATTCAAGCACTTTGCTGTTATGGGGCATGGCACTCGCCGACAGCTACCTGGAACAAGGTCAGAATGAAGAAGCCATAAAATCCTATGACAAGGTCCTGGCCCTCCATCCGGATTATCGATTTGCGCTCATCAACCGGGCCATGCTGAATTTTGAAACCGGCAACACTGCTGAAGCGGTGGAAGACCTGGACCGGCAAATAAAAAACGATCCCAAAGATCATGCTGCTCGTTTTTCAAGAGCCACCATTTATGTAAAAGAGGACCAGTTGGATAAAGCAAAAAAAGACATTTCTGTCCTTGAATCCGCAAATACCGAAAGAAAAAAGGTGATTCCCCTCAAAAAGGATTACGACCAAAAAGTGACCACCGAGATCCAACGAAAAAAAGACGCTGAAGAAAAACTGAAACAAGACCCCAATAACCTACAGGCACTCAATGTATTATCCGAATCCAGCATACGCCTTGGGGAATACAATACTGCGCTCAACGCTAATCAAAAAATTACCAACATAAACCCGGAAAATAAAGAAGCATGGGCCAAAATAATGTACATAAGCCATGAACTCAATCTCGATTACAAAAAGGTGATCGAAAAAGCCAACCAGGCAGGAGTTACCAATGAGCAGCTGAAATCATTCACCCCAAAGATATACCAGTCCAAAACACTGGAATTTAAAAAAATCAATCAATAA
- a CDS encoding aminodeoxychorismate/anthranilate synthase component II, whose amino-acid sequence MKILILDNYDSFTYNLVQYIQEILGQKVDVFRNDAISLDQVDAYDAIVLSPGPGLPKDAGIMPELIKRYADSKPILGVCLGHQAIVEAFGGDLENLERVYHGMETPIKIVEKDSDLFRSLPETINVGRYHSWVAKKGDIPQCLQVTAIDEKGEVMAIRHKEYKVRGVQFHPESIMTKDGKTMLKNFFDHCVGA is encoded by the coding sequence ATGAAAATACTTATTTTAGATAATTACGATTCTTTTACCTACAACCTGGTCCAGTATATCCAGGAAATTTTGGGACAAAAAGTGGATGTTTTTCGTAATGATGCCATCAGCCTTGATCAGGTGGATGCCTATGATGCCATTGTGTTGTCTCCGGGGCCGGGATTGCCAAAAGACGCCGGGATCATGCCGGAACTGATCAAAAGGTATGCAGACAGCAAGCCGATACTTGGGGTTTGCCTGGGGCACCAGGCTATTGTGGAAGCTTTTGGCGGGGATCTTGAAAACCTTGAAAGGGTTTATCATGGCATGGAAACACCCATTAAAATCGTCGAAAAAGACAGTGATCTTTTTCGGTCATTACCGGAAACCATCAATGTGGGGCGTTATCATTCATGGGTAGCCAAGAAGGGCGATATTCCCCAATGCCTGCAGGTGACGGCCATTGATGAAAAAGGGGAGGTTATGGCTATCCGACATAAGGAATATAAGGTGCGGGGCGTCCAGTTTCACCCCGAATCGATTATGACCAAAGACGGAAAGACCATGCTTAAAAACTTTTTCGACCATTGTGTCGGAGCATAA
- the trpB gene encoding tryptophan synthase subunit beta, with protein sequence MIAVNERGYYGEFGGAFIPEMLYPNVEELRQNYIRLMQEPSFQEEFKDLLKNYVGRPSPLYFAKRLSAHYGVNLYLKREDLNHTGAHKINNTIGQILMAQRLGKHRIIAETGAGQHGVATATVCALMGLECIVYMGEVDIARQAPNVARMKMLGAEVRPALSGSRTLKDATNEAIRDWINNPVDTHYIIGSVVGPHPYPDMVARFQSVISEEMKWQLKEQTGHENPDAIIACVGGGSNAAGIYYHYLNETGVRLIAVEAAGLGVYSGESAATSVLGTKGIIHGSRTLLMQTKDGQIIEPYSISAGLDYPGIGPLHAHLIDTGRAEAVSVTDDESLEAAMLLTRKEGIIPALESAHAFAALEKLSFGKDDVVVLSLSGRGDKDLATYIDRMDLSNKK encoded by the coding sequence ATGATTGCTGTAAACGAAAGAGGTTATTACGGGGAATTTGGCGGCGCTTTCATCCCCGAGATGTTATATCCGAATGTAGAGGAGCTGAGACAAAATTACATTCGGTTGATGCAGGAGCCTTCCTTCCAGGAAGAATTTAAAGATTTGCTGAAAAATTACGTGGGCCGGCCCTCTCCGCTTTATTTTGCCAAAAGATTGTCGGCGCATTATGGCGTCAATCTCTATTTGAAACGGGAAGACCTCAACCATACCGGTGCGCATAAGATCAACAATACCATCGGACAAATCCTGATGGCCCAGCGGTTGGGAAAACACCGTATTATTGCAGAAACCGGCGCCGGGCAACATGGGGTGGCCACAGCTACTGTTTGTGCGTTAATGGGCCTTGAATGCATCGTGTATATGGGGGAAGTGGATATCGCACGCCAGGCCCCCAATGTGGCCCGCATGAAAATGCTGGGGGCAGAAGTCCGACCAGCCCTGAGTGGCAGCCGCACGCTAAAAGACGCGACCAATGAGGCCATCCGTGACTGGATAAACAACCCGGTGGATACCCACTATATTATTGGTTCCGTAGTGGGACCACACCCTTACCCTGATATGGTGGCACGGTTCCAGTCAGTAATCAGTGAAGAAATGAAGTGGCAGTTGAAGGAACAGACTGGCCATGAAAATCCTGATGCCATCATTGCCTGTGTTGGAGGAGGCAGCAATGCTGCCGGGATTTATTATCATTACCTGAATGAAACCGGAGTCCGATTGATTGCGGTTGAAGCGGCTGGTTTGGGAGTGTACAGCGGGGAATCTGCCGCCACAAGTGTATTGGGCACCAAAGGGATCATCCATGGCAGCCGGACGCTCCTGATGCAAACAAAAGACGGACAGATCATTGAACCCTATTCCATTTCTGCCGGACTGGATTATCCGGGTATTGGACCTTTACATGCCCACCTGATCGATACCGGTCGTGCTGAGGCCGTTAGCGTGACGGATGATGAATCCCTTGAAGCGGCCATGTTGCTGACCAGAAAAGAAGGCATCATTCCGGCCCTTGAATCCGCCCATGCTTTTGCAGCGCTGGAAAAGTTGTCTTTTGGAAAAGATGATGTGGTCGTTTTGAGTTTGTCGGGTAGGGGAGACAAGGATCTGGCGACCTATATTGACCGGATGGATCTATCCAATAAAAAATGA
- a CDS encoding phosphoribosylanthranilate isomerase: MKIKVCGLKEPENIKGVLKFAPDMVGFILYRKSPRMVEEKKLSKWMDQNEALFGEIKRVGVFVDAKIDYVLNAVHDFKLDFVQLHGTESPEYCREIQDYWNFSSIRRAEFIKAFQVEEAFDFSDTRAYEGLCTYFLFDTKSEVRGGSGHKFDWAVLERYKGLTPFLLSGGIGPEDVEAIGKLAIPQLAGVDINSRFELEPGIKDLNIVETFIQKLRK, translated from the coding sequence ATGAAAATAAAAGTATGCGGGCTTAAAGAGCCGGAGAATATTAAAGGGGTATTAAAATTCGCTCCAGACATGGTGGGATTTATTTTATATCGCAAATCGCCCCGGATGGTGGAGGAAAAAAAACTTTCCAAATGGATGGATCAAAACGAAGCACTTTTTGGAGAGATTAAACGTGTAGGCGTTTTTGTCGATGCCAAGATAGACTATGTATTGAATGCCGTGCATGATTTTAAACTCGATTTTGTCCAGTTACACGGTACTGAAAGTCCGGAATATTGCAGGGAAATCCAGGATTACTGGAACTTTAGTTCTATCAGGAGGGCAGAATTTATCAAGGCCTTCCAGGTGGAGGAGGCTTTTGATTTTTCGGATACCCGCGCTTATGAAGGGTTGTGTACCTATTTTCTTTTTGATACCAAAAGTGAGGTGCGTGGTGGTTCGGGGCATAAGTTTGACTGGGCCGTCCTGGAAAGATATAAAGGGCTTACTCCATTTTTGCTGAGTGGAGGTATTGGACCGGAGGATGTCGAGGCCATTGGCAAACTCGCCATTCCCCAGCTGGCAGGTGTGGATATCAACAGCCGCTTTGAGTTGGAACCAGGGATAAAGGATCTGAATATTGTTGAAACATTTATTCAAAAATTGAGAAAATAA
- a CDS encoding chorismate-binding protein, whose amino-acid sequence MNTLSATKIKIKGIYHKTLADTNTPVSLFLKLRDHYTDPVLLESNDFKSREDCRSFIGLDAMATFEVQNGEIRISGNAVDHQVLPVTDLDSVPDALQAFIQQFEVDYEQDYPGLNGLFGHCNFDAIQYFESLKFEPAKRRIDLPDLRYSFYRFVISINHFKDEMLLLENLLPGEASEMDRLLRFINGQKFSTHNFKLKGRETSNLTDEAFKELVVAGKHHCQVGDVFQIVFSRQFSHGYEGDDFNVYRVLRSINPSPYLFYFDYGSYRIFGSSPETQMQIEAGIARVNPIAGTYKRTGDSVDDALRAIDLAKDPKENAEHIMLVDLARNDLGRHASNIQVKQLKAIQFFSHVIHLVSKVEGELDPSTNPIRVFGDTFPAGTLSGAPKYKAIQLINTYENQNRSFYGGALGFIDLSGNMNQAIVIRSFLSMNNKLYYQAGAGIVVDSNEENELQEVNNKLGALKKALLEAENI is encoded by the coding sequence ATGAACACGCTTTCAGCAACGAAGATTAAAATTAAGGGCATTTACCATAAAACACTGGCAGATACCAATACCCCGGTTTCCCTGTTCCTCAAGCTAAGGGATCATTATACCGATCCGGTATTACTGGAAAGCAATGATTTTAAAAGCAGGGAAGATTGTCGTTCCTTTATCGGACTGGATGCCATGGCCACCTTCGAGGTGCAGAACGGTGAGATCAGGATTTCAGGCAATGCGGTTGATCATCAGGTATTACCAGTGACTGACCTGGATAGCGTACCAGACGCTTTGCAGGCTTTTATTCAACAATTCGAAGTCGATTATGAGCAGGATTACCCCGGACTAAACGGGTTGTTTGGTCATTGCAATTTTGATGCCATCCAGTATTTTGAAAGCCTTAAATTTGAACCTGCAAAACGCCGTATTGATCTGCCGGATCTGCGTTACAGCTTTTACCGTTTTGTCATCAGCATCAATCATTTCAAAGATGAAATGCTCCTGCTTGAAAATCTTTTGCCGGGTGAGGCTTCTGAAATGGACAGATTGCTCAGGTTTATCAACGGGCAAAAATTTTCCACCCATAATTTTAAATTAAAAGGGAGAGAAACCAGTAACCTGACGGATGAAGCCTTCAAAGAGCTCGTTGTTGCCGGCAAGCACCATTGCCAGGTCGGGGATGTGTTCCAGATCGTTTTTTCAAGGCAGTTTTCCCATGGGTATGAAGGGGATGATTTTAATGTTTACCGGGTTTTGAGGTCCATCAATCCTTCCCCTTATCTCTTCTACTTTGATTACGGGAGTTACCGGATATTTGGTTCCTCCCCGGAAACCCAGATGCAAATAGAAGCCGGCATAGCCAGGGTCAATCCTATTGCTGGAACGTATAAGCGCACCGGAGACAGTGTTGATGATGCTTTAAGGGCCATCGATCTGGCGAAGGATCCCAAGGAAAATGCGGAACATATCATGCTGGTTGATCTGGCCCGGAATGACCTGGGGCGGCACGCCTCCAATATTCAGGTTAAGCAGTTGAAAGCGATCCAGTTTTTCAGTCATGTGATTCATCTGGTTTCAAAGGTAGAAGGAGAACTGGATCCATCGACCAACCCGATACGTGTATTCGGGGATACTTTCCCGGCGGGAACACTCTCCGGGGCGCCTAAATACAAAGCGATTCAACTCATCAATACCTACGAAAATCAGAACCGAAGTTTTTACGGAGGGGCTTTGGGGTTTATCGATTTATCAGGAAATATGAACCAGGCTATTGTCATCCGGTCGTTCCTGAGTATGAACAACAAATTGTACTACCAGGCCGGTGCAGGAATTGTTGTGGACAGCAACGAAGAGAATGAATTGCAGGAGGTCAACAATAAACTGGGTGCATTGAAAAAAGCATTATTGGAAGCAGAAAATATTTAA
- the trpC gene encoding indole-3-glycerol phosphate synthase TrpC, giving the protein MTILDKIIVQKRKEVENGKQNLPVATLVNSPLFHRSIFSMKKGLEEAPGAGIIAEFKRKSPSKGLINGHAVVEDVTTAYIAAGAIGLSVLTDVEFFGGSNENLLRARQANNSPILRKEFIVDEYQLLEARALGADAILLIAECLDKKQVFQLAKFAKELGLEVLMEIHSEDQLEKLNPYLDMVGVNNRNLKDFSVSIDTSLDLFDKIPDDFVKISESGLDNARAIATLSDAGFRGFLIGEYFMKQEDPGLACKTLIEDVSISLSRFKKN; this is encoded by the coding sequence ATGACTATACTCGATAAAATAATCGTGCAAAAGAGGAAGGAGGTGGAAAACGGGAAGCAAAACCTTCCGGTGGCTACTCTTGTGAACAGTCCTCTTTTTCACCGTTCCATATTTTCCATGAAGAAAGGGTTGGAAGAAGCCCCTGGGGCAGGGATCATCGCTGAATTCAAGAGGAAATCCCCTTCAAAAGGTCTCATCAACGGCCATGCCGTGGTGGAGGATGTTACAACGGCCTATATTGCCGCCGGAGCCATCGGATTGTCTGTTTTGACGGATGTTGAATTTTTTGGCGGCAGCAATGAAAATTTGCTGCGGGCCAGGCAGGCGAATAACAGCCCCATTCTTCGCAAGGAATTTATTGTGGATGAATACCAGTTGTTAGAGGCCAGGGCGTTGGGAGCCGATGCGATTTTACTGATCGCGGAATGCCTGGATAAAAAGCAAGTGTTCCAACTGGCCAAATTTGCCAAAGAACTTGGACTGGAAGTACTGATGGAAATTCACAGCGAAGATCAACTGGAAAAACTGAACCCGTACCTGGATATGGTGGGCGTGAACAATCGCAATCTTAAGGATTTTTCAGTCAGTATTGATACTTCCCTGGATTTGTTCGATAAAATTCCGGATGATTTTGTTAAAATTTCTGAAAGTGGGCTGGATAATGCCAGGGCTATTGCTACCTTGAGTGACGCAGGATTTCGGGGATTTTTGATCGGAGAATATTTTATGAAACAGGAAGATCCCGGGCTCGCCTGTAAAACTTTGATTGAGGATGTTTCTATATCTTTGTCCAGGTTCAAAAAAAACTAA